One Cryptomeria japonica chromosome 9, Sugi_1.0, whole genome shotgun sequence genomic window carries:
- the LOC131073919 gene encoding uncharacterized protein LOC131073919, with product MNSPLNHRVMLPLPEIQVAEDRASSLERSDSIPLHAFPLPLPFDHREKACGEEGGDDEIEPTLYKKVIYIPDTSEASNKGKQPMNDSKEVPPSSKTFPGEISEEQKHEHVENIRNSNRGKACYKRYLKHGTEKCLSSYKREWTHCFELGVIVASHYLLWENIVWGILMGAWLQQQTRGKLGSVEVFSSNLLCGTAFVLLGGQALLVVGVSAPAVIFIISISSAANRLLIDFLPWMGWVGIWSSAVLIILAVSGACRCMPTTITSFTWEAIQIFTSMSFIWNAMEEIVHLFTKNIKLDTSMLSLWLATSSFVVSTFLSRTGSLKFLNKKLCRAVGNCALPITLLLFTGVTYLPKLDRLQLQRVTFPPTGFRTDGVTELGSLVRLKSVPLWGIFLAVIPGLLLASMIFVDHSAASILLQNEISSDSRKSRSRSWDICIVALLVLVCGIFGLPFCYGLFFQSLKHAQVLTHDKSIDLESQESQSEIKVQRISGLIASLLSGLALVPGLSWLTAKIPLAVVIGLFLEVAMEALSNLHFMKNTRLLLTDPYICSVNGSTHSTSIPAIRIYTAIQFTCALIIFAASRSPAAILFPLFILLMIWMRHWPLHTLFIKKGLNKIDRKLFNNQPTPIKITKLRLRKHSSIEVMNSHNKDKRKAIMQEDIQASDQSLPQWKDLPVLPTTTKRRLRERKIRRNKRLRRTTTSSLNRRSLENHEEDHVHRVVLPLPCRYQLKRPDITNYDGIEGGGGGSSSSFVFSASKPKSLVRQLSPQLILNKRKKNSAIQNPVEMHSNILYDPHPLPNPNDGTSLGLTIDNDNEVVVDGQGIRPYISRPPSSSSFASPSPSQTHNDNRNHNAHINNDIDGVHGTSTFPRLTKEDVFPVNRRSALVEGRIQSKKYSITNGVESSKRSRMILNQGRWPSNKPMPTSN from the exons ATGAACTCTCCTTTAAATCACAGAGTGATGTTACCATTACCTGAGATACAAGTTGCAGAAGATCGTGCTAGTAGTCTTGAAAGGTCTGATAGCATCCCACTGCATGCATTTCCCCTCCCTTTGCCTTTCGATCATAGGGAAAAGGCATGTGGTGAAGAAGgtggagatgatgaaatagagccAACTCTTTATAAGAAGGTGATCTACATCCCCGACACATCTGAAGCATCTAATAAAGGAAAACAGCCTATGAATGATTCCAAAGAGGTTCCACCTTCTTCCAAAACATTTCCAGGTGAAATCTCGGAAGAACAGAAGCATGAACATGTAGAAAACATAAGAAACAGCAACAGAGGTAAAGCATGTTATAAAAGATACTTAAAGCACGGTACTGAAAAATGCCTGTCTTCCTATAAAAGGGAATGGACACACTGTTTTGAATTGGGAGTAATTGTTGCATCACATTACCTTCTTTGGGAAAATATTGTTTGGGGAATCCTTATGGGTGCATGGTTGCAGCAGCAAACAAGAGGTAAGTTGGGCTCCGTGGAAGTTTTCTCATCAAATCTGTTATGTGGGACTGCCTTTGTTCTCCTCGGAGGGCAGGCTCTTCTTGTTGTGGGGGTCAGTGCACCTGCCGTAATCTTCATTATATCGATTTCGAGTGCAGCAAACAGGTTACTAATTGATTTTCTTCCCTGGATGGGCTGGGTAGGCATTTGGAGTTCAGCTGTACTGATTATATTAGCAGTTTCAGGGGCTTGCAGGTGTATGCCAACAACAATCACATCTTTCACATGGGAAGCTATTCAGATTTTCACAAGCATGTCCTTCATATGGAATGCCATGGAAGAGATTGTCCACCTTTTCACTAAGAATATTAAATTGGACACATCCATGTTGTCTCTATGGCTGGCAACATCTTCGTTTGTGGTGTCTACCTTTCTTAGTAGGACAGGAAGTTTGAAATTTCTTAATAAGAAACTGTGCAGAGCTGTAGGCAACTGTGCTCTTCCTATAACCCTTTTGCTGTTCACAG GTGTTACATATTTGCCTAAACTAGATCGTCTACAACTTCAAAGAGTTACATTCCCCCCAACTGGATTTCGAACAGATGGAGTAACTGAGCTTGGGAGTTTAGTGAGACTAAAGAGTGTTCCCTTGTGGGGAATTTTCTTGGCAGTTATTCCCGGGTTACTGCTTGCTTCCATGATATTTGTGGACCACAGTGCTGCTTCGATTTTGCTGCAA AATGAAATCAGCTCGGATTCAAGGAAGAGCAGATCAAGAAGCTGGGATATATGTATCGTAGCCTTACTTGTTCTAGTGTGTGGGATATTTGGGCTTCCTTTTTGCTACGGTCTTTTCTTTCAG AGCCTAAAGCATGCCCAAGTTCTCACACACGACAAAAGCATTGATTTGGAAAGCCAGGAGAGCCAAAGTGAGATAAAAGTTCAGCGTATTTCAGGGCTTATTGCATCCTTGTTATCAGGCCTTGCACTTGTTCCAGGATTAAGTTGGCTAACTGCGAAAATTCCACTTGCAGTGGTTATTGGCTTGTTTTTAGAG GTGGCCATGGAAGCTTTATCAAActtgcatttcatgaagaacacaAGACTACTATTGACAGACCCATATATCTGCTCAGTCAATGGATCAACTCATTCCACTTCAATTCCTGCAATAAGAATCTACACTGCTATCCAGTTCACTTGTGCCCTTATAATCTTTGCTGCAAGCAGATCACCCGCTGCAATCCTTTTCCCCTTATTCATTCTTCTCATGATATGGATGCGCCATTGGCCACTTCACACCCTGTTCATCAAAAAGGGCCTCAACAAGATTGACAGAAAACTCTTCAACAACCAACCTACACCCATTAAGATCACTAAACTAAGGCTTAGAAAACACTCTTCTATTGAAGTCATGAATTCACATAACAAGGACAAAAGAAAAGCAATCATGCAGGAAGATATTCAGGCATCTGATCAGTCTCTACCTCAATGGAAGGATCTACCTGTTCTTCCCACCACAACCAAGCGGAGATTGAGAGAACGAAAAATTAGACGAAATAAACGTCTGAGGAGAACAACCACATCCTCTCTCAATCGTCGTTCACTTGAAAATCATGAAGAAGATCATGTTCACAGAGTAGTTCTGCCTCTTCCTTGTAGATATCAGTTGAAGAGGCCAGATATAACAAATTATGATGGTatagaaggaggaggaggaggatcatCATCATCCTTCGTATTTTCTGCATCAAAACCAAAATCACTAGTAAGGCAACTATCTCCACAGTTGATCCTCAACAAAAGGAAGAAGAATTCAGCCATCCAGAATCCAGTAGAAATGCATTCAAACATACTGTATGATCCTCATCCCCTACCCAATCCAAATGATGGTACAAGCCTTGGCCTCAcaattgataatgataatgagGTGGTGGTGGACGGACAAGGGATCAGGCCTTATATTTCAaggccaccttcttcttcttcatttgctTCACCATCACCCTCACAAACACACAATGATAATAGAAATCATAATGCTCATATCAATAATGATATTGATGGTGTTCATGGGACAAGTACATTTCCTAGGCTCACCAAAGAAGATGTTTTTCCAGTTAATAGGAGAAGTGCTCTTGTAGAAGGTAGAATACAATCCAAGAAGTACAGTATTACAAATGGTGTGGAGAGTAGTAAAAGGTCTAGGATGATCTTAAATCAAGGGCGATGGCCATCTAATAAGCCAATGCCCACATCAAACTAG